The Triticum aestivum cultivar Chinese Spring chromosome 7B, IWGSC CS RefSeq v2.1, whole genome shotgun sequence genome window below encodes:
- the LOC123160722 gene encoding histone H3.2 translates to MARTKQTARKSTGGKAPRKQLATKAARKSAPATGGVKKPHRFRPGTVALREIRKYQKSTELLIRKLPFQRLVREIAQDFKTDLRFQSSAVSALQEAAEAYLVGLFEDTNLCAIHAKRVTIMPKDIQLARRIRGERA, encoded by the coding sequence ATGGCCCGCACCAAGCAGACTGCCCGCAAGTCCACCGGCGGCAAGGCGCCGCGGAAGCAGCTCGCCACCAAGGCGGCGCGCAAGTCGGCCCCGGCCACCGGCGGCGTCAAGAAGCCCCACCGTTTCCGCCCCGGCACCGTCGCGCTCCGTGAGATCCGCAAGTACCAGAAGAGCACGGAGCTGCTCATCCGCAAGCTCCCCTTCCAGCGCCTCGTCCGGGAGATCGCCCAGGACTTCAAGACCGACCTCCGCTTCCAGTCCTCCGCCGTCTCCGCGCTCCAGGAGGCCGCCGAGGCGTACCTCGTCGGGCTCTTCGAGGACACCAACCTGTGCGCCATCCACGCCAAGCGCGTCACcatcatgcccaaggacatccaGCTCGCCCGCCGCATCCGCGGCGAGCGCGCCTAG